The following are encoded together in the Neospora caninum Liverpool complete genome, chromosome IV genome:
- a CDS encoding putative WD-40 repeat protein yields MSLRERQEEQLHQAVLLYLQKRFPETAKVFQDEAKLHGVAASASTNATRRTSVGGEGASRVRAAGGKLSASLDMDADLLPRRWAATARLQATVTSLQNQLTRQQDQIALLMAAAAGRSPEDTETKTAPSPPPGAGANGAVEKGAETAEDAKKGEGEDRGPASVGLPAGPAVYVLAGQRCPVNALAVHPLLAQLVTAADDGIVRVFHIMQREGKFERQFKAHSASVNAVAYDQSGRWFGSASSDMTVRIFDVQQNYEPYRTLQGHNDIVSALQFCSLASSRLGAEPVVPSYGGLPGSDAASSPAASLFVFSCSRDGAVKLWSLASGLCLRTFAPAPEESLLGAGGNKEAWIRDVAVPEDALKAAKVFASCGNDQKVCLWRYDLGLPVREMAGHSHVVESVVFASEKMLRLLHSHKQAPALLPGSILDEASLRESEKATGTGSVLRLCGLVLFSASRDRTLRMWDAMQGSTMRVFVGHDNWVRRIVLHPGGSHIISCSDDRSIRCWNILSGACERVLSSAHSQFVTCLGLDPTTQLLASGSLDCTVKLWSCNRAQQMELAEKELKGDGPA; encoded by the exons ATGTCTCTCCGAGAGCGGCAGGAGGAACAGCTTCACCAGGCAGTGCTTCTCTACCTCCAGAAGCGGTTCCCGGAGACTGCCAAGGTGTTCCAGGATGAGGCGAAACTCCAC GGAGTTGCCGCAAGCGCGTCGACGAACGCCACGCGGCGAACGAGCGTGGGGGGGGAGGGCGCTTCGCGCGTCCGAGCAGCAGGCGGGAaactctctgcctccctcgacATGGACGCAGACCTCCTCCCGCGGCGCTGGGCGGCCACCGCtcgcctgcaggcgacgGTGACCAGTTTGCAGAATCAGCTGACTCGCCAGCAAGACCAGATCGCATTGCTGATGGCTGCGGCTGCGGGGCGTTCTCCagaggacacagagacgaagaccgCGCCTTCACCGCCCCCTGGAGCTGGAGCGAACGGAGCAGTTGAAAAGGGagccgagacagcggaagacgcgaagaaaggcgagggagaagatcGGGGGCCAGCCAGTGTGGGCCTTCCAGCCGGCCCCGCCGTCTACGTGCTCGCTGGGCAACGATGCCCGGTAAACGCGCTCGCAGTACACCCGCTGCTTGCGCAGCTGGTCACCGCCGCCGACGATGGCATCGTCAGG GTCTTCCACATCATGCAGAGGGAAGGCAAGTTCGAGAGACAATTCAAGGCCCACAGCGCATCCGTTAATGCCGTCGCCTATGACCAATCCGGCCGCTG GTTCGGAAGCGCCTCGTCAGATATGACGGTGCGAATCTTCGATGTCCAGCAGAACTACGAACCGTACCGAACCCTCCAGGGGCACAACGACATCGTTTCT GCTCTCCAGTTCTGCTCCCTGGCTAGCTCTCGCCTGGGAGCCGAGCCGGTCGTGCCCAGCTACGGCGGGCTGCCGGGGAGCGacgccgcctcttcgcctgcggcttctctctttgtcttttcctgttcgcgcgacggcgcagtCAAGCTCTGgtcgctcgcctccggcctctgtctccgaacTTTTGCGCCCGCGCCCGAGGAGTCTCTCCTGGGCGCCGGAGGTAACAAGGAGGCTTGGATCCGAGATGTCGCTGTCCCCGAAGATGCCCTGAAAGCCGCCAAAGTCTTTGCGAGTTGCGGAAACGACCAAAA AGTGTGTCTGTGGAGATACGACCTCGGGCTTCCGGTTCGGGAGATGGCGGGACACTCGCACGTCGTCGAGAGCGTCGTCTTTGCTTCGGAGAAGAtgctccgccttctccattCTCACAAGCAAGCGCCTGCACTGCTCCCCGGCAGCATTCTC GATGAAGCCAGTCTCCGAGAgtcggagaaggcgacaggtACCGGCAGCGTCTTGAGGCTCTgcggcctcgttctcttctcagcGTCCAGAGATCGCACCTTGCGCATGTGGGATGCGATGCAGGGTTCGACGATGCGAGTCTTT GTGGGCCACGACAACTGGGTCCGGCGAATCGTCCTTCATCCAGGCGGATCCCACATTATCTCATGCAGCGACGATCGCTCCATTCGCTGCTGGAACATTTTGTCCG GTGCATGCGAAAGAGTTCTCTCATCGGCCCATTCTCAATTCGTCACTTGTCTGGGCTTGGATCCCACGACTCAACTTCTCGCGAGCG GATCCCTCGACTGCACAGTCAAGCTCTGGAGCTGTAATCGTGCTCAGCAGATGGAACTGGCGGAGAAGGAGTTGAAAGGAGATGGACCTGCGTGA
- a CDS encoding putative microneme protein MIC3, with amino-acid sequence MRGGASALVQALTVSGAVWMSPAEALTVQKSSHLAQLENSQHVEGVAESLALSPSFLASGISSEVSYTLATDDGTLICAISSEGQPCRNRQLHTNHGYITGASCPNGLCCSKTMCGAGGCGEFCSSSWVFCSTGLIYHADKSYGGDCSCEKQQHQCHKDAECVEDLNAGGSVRCRCKDGFMGDGKTCKPDPCQSRGNEKCGSNGSCIVVDANRYTCACGEGEVLEPTLEGGYSCKKTGCNAYSEYCNPGRCIDDASQPSRYTCECPQDSWRTTEGKNPMCYPTCEEMGGKDKCGPGSCRAIGKDKYACDCPAGYSRSMTSQSEEKCVQGAEASLAERCEKELGISLSASNAKCDCSKCGTAR; translated from the coding sequence ATGCGTGGCGGGGCGTCCGCTCTCGTGCAGGCGCTGACAGTGAGTGGGGCCGTGTGGATGTCCCCAGCGGAGGCTTTGACTGTTCAGAAATCGAGTCATCTAGCACAATTAGAGAACAGTCAGCACGTCGAAGGTGTTGCCGAAAGCCTCGCTCTGTCGCCGTCTTTTCTGGCTTCAGGTATCTCGTCTGAAGTGAGCTACACGCTTGCAACCGACGATGGAACGCTCATTTGCGCGATCTCGAGTGAAGGTCAGCCGTGCCGGAACCGACAGTTGCACACCAACCATGGTTACATCACTGGAGCAAGTTGTCCCAACGGCCTTTGCTGCAGCAAAACAATgtgcggcgccggcggctgCGGGGAATTTTGCTCCAGCAGTTGGGTGTTTTGCAGCACGGGCCTCATCTATCACGCAGATAAAAGCTACGGAGGTGACTGCAGCTGCGAGAAGCAGCAGCATCAGTGCCACAAAGACGCGGAGTGCGTCGAAGATCTGAATGCTGGAGGCAGTGTGCGCTGCAGGTGCAAAGACGGCTTCATGGGCGATGGCAAGACTTGTAAGCCGGACCCGTGCCAAAGCCGAGGGAACGAGAAATGCGGGTCGAACGGGTCTTGCATTGTCGTAGATGCTAATCGATACACGTGCGCGTGCGGTGAAGGCGAAGTCCTGGAGCCGACCTTAGAAGGCGGATACAGCTGCAAGAAGACGGGATGCAATGCCTACAGCGAATACTGTAATCCCGGCAGATGCATCGATGATGCATCTCAACCGAGTCGCTACACATGTGAATGCCCTCAAGACTCATGGAGAACCACTGAAGGCAAGAACCCGATGTGTTACCCGACTTGCGAGGAGATGGGCGGGAAGGACAAATGTGGACCCGGTTCGTGCCGGGCAATAGGGAAGGACAAGTACGCCTGCGACTGTCCTGCGGGATACTCCCGTTCTATGACTTCCCAGTCGGAAGAGAAATGCGTGCAAGGGGCCGAAGCTTCGTTAGCGGAAAGATGCGAGAAGGAGCTCGGCATCAGTTTGTCCGCTAGTAACGCGAAATGCGACTGTAGCAAATGCGGAACGGCTCGATAA